actatatttataaatattgacaaattTCTCGATAACATCTTCAAGAATATAACAGAATATGAAATGAGTTATATTTTGGTGAATAGTTATTACAGAATACAGAACGAGTTAACCTGAATAACATGCAATTGATTGCCGTTTATGACTTCCTCTGTTTTATTATGGAAAGAGTCGTTAATACTCTGATAGATAACCCAAGTCGAGCCTGCGAATTAACCTACAAGATATAACCAACACATGCAGCATGCTTTACTTAACGGTGAACCAGCCTCAGGGGGTAAGACCACGTAGTATGATTTAATATGTGATTCGTAGGGGACGCATTAGCGACGTGGACGGAGTCATCGCTGATGAATCCCGAGGAGATGAGCTTCTATGGCGAAGGTGACATCCTGATACCAACATACGGGAGAAACGCTGTCCGCGACCAGACCTCCCGATGGCCGAACGGTCACATCCCTTACCTTATAGACGGCAGCTTCAGTGAGTAACGAATTGGTCTTTGTTCTCGTTCAAAAATCAGTATCTTGCCAATAAGGAGCAGTACTTATTGTTCCAATCACCATCAttttgactttattttatccattaatttgaaaaagcaTTTAACCATAAATAATCTGAgtctcaatatatatatataaagttttgacTTTGAAGAATgaagtgtttaaaaatatttcattgaacaTGATTGAATGATTTCAGATCAAAACCAGCGTGACAATATCATGAAGGCCATAGCTGACTACCATCGCCTGACCTGCCTCCGTTTCATCCCTTACAACGGCCAGCGAGATTACATCGTGTTCAAGAGTGCCAACACCGGCTGCTGGTCCAGTGTAGGTCGATTAGGTAAACGATATACTCCAGAATGGACCTCAGGAAATATACAAGTATTGTGCAAGAAGTTCTAGggtatttcttataaattcttcttcttcttattTCTAGGTGGTCGCCAAGAGGTGAACCTCCAAACACCAGGCTGTGTGTCCAAAAAGGGAACCGTCCTCCACGAAATATTACACGCGGTAGGATTTATTCACGAGCAAAGTCGACCGGAGAGAGACGACTTCGTCAAAATCAATTACAATAACATCAGAAGCGGTGAGCGGTCGCTGTTCACTTACCGTACACTGAGATCAGGAAGCGAGCTATCAGGAGACTAAATAGTGCTTTCTTAACTTTAAGGTTCTGAAGGAAATTTTAAGAAGTCTGATTCGAAACGCGTCGCCGACCTCGGCATCCCCTACGACTACAACAGCGTAATGCATTACTCGGAATATGCATTctcaaaaaattcaaagaaaaccATCGAACCGAAGGTTAAAAATCTACATTCGGTTACTTCGTGCTCTTTGATAAATATgtgataaagtaatttattgaatttcagACGGGAGGGATGAAGGTTGGACAAAGGGAAGGCTTAAGTCGTGGAGATGTGAAGAAAGTCAATGCGATGTACAACTGTAAAAAAGAGTCAGTTGTGACCTCTGTTACTCCGTATAGGTTGTGTTGTaatgagattttatattaacaattgtaattatttacagGGAGCCTCAGACGGGCTGGGTCGGCTCGGTCTGGCAGTCAATATTTGGATGACATCCTGGTTGAGAGAAGTGCGGTTATTTTGTTCAAGTgtcatcttaaatatttaatttatatatacttgtgTGAGCTCTAAGCTATTCTTCCGACGCTATGGTGTTTTcatgacataaataataatttgtaataatatttgttttttttttcatgtatatatttataaattgtgtatAATTGATGAACAATTATGAAGGTGTGAagtggatttttattttattcgtttgggagataaatataaatacgttaCTGTTTCAAACTGATCTGTTGCTATGTctactgatatatttttaacaatcacTTCCGCTTAACATTCGCCATGTTCCTTAAATATTCTCGGTTTTTTTGGATCTCGTCTGTGTGTCTGTCTACGTAGTGTCGTACTTATTGATGATCATCCCCATCAGACATTTCAAATACTGATACGCCCTCTCGCATTTACATGTCTCAGCTGTAACAGaaagaaacaaacaaaatacattttattattaccttCAAAGTATTATTTCACTTGATATGTCTAAAACGTTGCTTTGAAAGCATTTACGGTATGCTAAGCACGAGTTAGCATCATGACACGGCATATGGAGTGATTGCTGTTAATTCAATAATCTACCTTAATACTATAAAGTGAAACATGAGGAGATTTGTGACTGAAAAACGGGGAAAGTCTCCGTTTGTAATGTCACGATACAAACTTAGGGTAACATACAGAGGCAATATCTTGAGTCGACTCTCATGCCCCTTGACAATTTATAAACTAACCAATTCTAAAGATGTTTTTGGATTTTCTTAATCTAAATAGCTTCAATATGTCTACAATTTCTTATCCTCATATTCTTTAGTTTACATgcgattaaatttaaaatatttagtcctTAAAACTAagtattgtcataaaaataaaacgattgaAGTGTACTAAAAGCTAGGCGCTGAACGTTGGGGACTAGAGCTATTTTTGGGGATAGGTTTCTCTTATGACAGGGCGCTACCCTTTGGAGCGAATAGTTAGCGGTTCAACTAACCAGCGAATTGACTGAGACTTTATAGATAAGCCTAAATGGATCTTAACTATAAAGACACCCAGAATGACAGACAAATAACGCAATAAGCAATAATAACGGATATTAAGCTAGttgaagtcgtggtggcctggacgTTAAAgacccgcctctcatacgtgagggcgcgggttcgtaACCTGGCAAGTATCAATGTGATCTTtcccgagtcatatgtacctactttctaagagtatttagacaccactgacggacggtgaaggaaaacatcgtgaggaaacctggtcttataatttcaaattattaagattgaaatcgccaacccgccttgagcaagcgtggtgattaattcTCTAACCTTCTCgttgtgagaagaggcctttgctcagcagtgggctccgataggctgatgatgatgatgatgatgatgatgtagtaacatatattatagttgTATGTGggtaatataacaaaacatattaacCTCTGTCAGAGCAGGTGGTTGCCATCTTGACCAGATCATCGTGTGGCAGAACCCTGATCTGATCGAAGACATCGGCTGTCCGAGACACGTCGAACTGACTGTCAGCTGAAGCCACCTCGGCCTTCTCCAGCACGCAGCGGAGAAAACactagaaataatatataggatCATATTCCTTATACAGTTACCTTTATagaaaaatccaaaaattGGAAGCGAAATAGTTACTATCACATAAGCACCTTTGGCGTACGATCCAATTCTTCCGGGAAACTCCCGGTTGTATTCAAAGTCTCCAAGTAATCTGTAACAAAAGAaggtacttatttaaaaacgttGCCTTAGAAATCGGAATCAAAATGGAACATAGGAGAAGGTATCCCTTACACATAAGTTTTTcaggaaaataatattgctaGAAGTTAGAAGTTTTGAACAAAACTCCAATGTTATATCAGGGCAAGTATGTAGCTCGTTACTCATAGACGTGACTAAGAAGGAATTGGTTAAtgaatatatacgtatgtgtCTTTAATTTGAAGTATCAACTCACACATCTCAATGCGGAATGTTTCGTTACATTCGGCCATAACTGGCCTCAGATCGTTGCTAATTTTGTCCATTTGTTCCTCCATGGAGTTCGGTGTAGTGGATGTCAAGTCCTTCACGTTATTCTGCATTTTATCCGTCCTCGGAACGCATCTCGTCAATGTGATTGTGATCAAGGTGACAGCGGCGACGACTAACACTCTCATGTTGAACGACACGGCACACTACAGTTGTATATTTCAGTACAGTTCGGACATGATTTTATACAACAAGATGACAGAAGTGCGacactgtaaataaaatacattgaacTTATTGTTATAGGATGTATCCGAAATCTagctatttaataaacattgacACTCTCTAACGCTCTACACTTGGACGTAACCAAACAATCACGAAGAAaagcaaaagtaaaaaaaaaaataactgtcaTTTAAAGAtgcatttctattttaatgtgtttatatGAGTACattattactttcaaaattaaatccatcTCTCAGCGGGACGTTAAACTTGGgattcattattttcatctcAACCGAAACATGAAGTATTCCTGACGTTAAAAAGGTCAATTAAACGTAACAATGATCTGTTTAATGAAGGCTTAATTCGTTCCGTTATTTCctttataagattataataagGGAATTAACCTCACGTGAGGACGGTTATGATGAGAATATAATGTACCGATTATAATACATCAACATTGATAtgagcaattttttttgcacTCCATTTCTCTAACGGATATCCAGTCTATATGTTGGTctgtaaaacttttattcagAAACTACGCtaacatattgtttatttggtCGATACTCTTGAACATTTAGGTTTGGAACAATCTTAGTATTTATTCCTCACGTCTTATACATCAAAAATACGAAAGAAAGAAACGTCTGATCTTGA
This Danaus plexippus chromosome Z, MEX_DaPlex, whole genome shotgun sequence DNA region includes the following protein-coding sequences:
- the LOC116777150 gene encoding zinc metalloproteinase nas-13-like, with protein sequence MMAVLLLMLYMCVAGSITALPVDDDVVMVGDDSNAIEDSDVIDLSGLGPEAFTFPKNESGDALATWTESSLMNPEEMSFYGEGDILIPTYGRNAVRDQTSRWPNGHIPYLIDGSFNQNQRDNIMKAIADYHRLTCLRFIPYNGQRDYIVFKSANTGCWSSVGRLGGRQEVNLQTPGCVSKKGTVLHEILHAVGFIHEQSRPERDDFVKINYNNIRSGSEGNFKKSDSKRVADLGIPYDYNSVMHYSEYAFSKNSKKTIEPKTGGMKVGQREGLSRGDVKKVNAMYNCKKEEPQTGWVGSVWQSIFG
- the LOC116777154 gene encoding uncharacterized protein LOC116777154, with translation MRVLVVAAVTLITITLTRCVPRTDKMQNNVKDLTSTTPNSMEEQMDKISNDLRPVMAECNETFRIEMYYLETLNTTGSFPEELDRTPKCFLRCVLEKAEVASADSQFDVSRTADVFDQIRVLPHDDLVKMATTCSDRAETCKCERAYQYLKCLMGMIINKYDTT